From one Suicoccus acidiformans genomic stretch:
- a CDS encoding prepilin peptidase codes for MFTIFLFGTILGSFALKFSADCFNNLRQPMSRSRCDYCHHSLSFLDMIPIISQLYLKSRCRYCGQHIAKRYIIFEVFVGIWLSFVAYKVQHMLFAYQIFHFLLFFILLLMVASDLNNLWVPDFLQLMLLGLVSFYYMKVIEFILSNHLISLLIVALLWLGYMLFPDKIGGADIKLFTLLLALIPNHQAPILLLLASLSALVYALVITKDIRKPIPFVPFIVLSFYVLVFAH; via the coding sequence ATGTTTACTATATTTCTATTTGGTACGATACTTGGTTCATTTGCTTTGAAGTTTTCTGCTGATTGTTTTAATAATTTGCGTCAACCTATGAGTCGTTCAAGATGCGATTACTGTCACCACTCTTTAAGTTTCCTCGATATGATACCGATCATTTCTCAGCTGTACCTTAAAAGTCGCTGTCGTTATTGTGGACAACACATTGCAAAGCGGTACATAATTTTTGAAGTATTTGTGGGAATATGGCTTTCTTTCGTTGCTTATAAGGTACAGCATATGTTATTTGCTTATCAAATCTTTCATTTTCTTCTATTCTTTATTTTATTGCTGATGGTTGCCAGTGATTTGAATAACTTATGGGTTCCTGATTTCTTACAACTTATGTTACTTGGATTAGTCTCTTTCTATTATATGAAAGTTATAGAATTTATCTTATCCAATCATCTCATTTCACTTCTTATTGTTGCCTTATTATGGTTAGGTTATATGTTATTCCCCGACAAAATTGGTGGAGCAGATATTAAATTATTTACTTTACTATTGGCCCTAATACCCAATCACCAAGCCCCCATATTATTATTGCTTGCTAGTCTGTCTGCTTTAGTTTATGCTCTGGTAATTACTAAAGACATTAGGAAACCTATCCCTTTTGTTCCATTTATTGTGTTAAGCTTTTATGTCTTGGTATTTGCACACTGA
- a CDS encoding metal-dependent hydrolase, translating into MKVTYEGHAVVTVELEDGTSIIFDPFITGNPFTQLAADEIKVDYILLTHAHEDHVGDTVDIAKRNDATVITTVELAGYLASKGLKTHGMQPGGAYHFDFGEVKMFPAIHGSSLEIDGVPTTLGLATGIMLKADNKTIYHVGDTALYSDMKLIGERENIALAFVPIGDNFTMGPEDAVLASEWLAAAKVVPMHYNTFPLIEQNPESFIQALPEGVGYLPEIGEEIPF; encoded by the coding sequence ATGAAGGTGACTTATGAAGGGCACGCAGTCGTGACGGTTGAGTTAGAAGATGGCACGTCGATAATTTTCGATCCGTTTATTACGGGAAACCCCTTTACACAACTTGCAGCGGATGAGATTAAGGTGGATTATATCCTGTTGACTCATGCCCATGAAGATCATGTTGGCGATACAGTCGATATTGCGAAGCGGAATGATGCAACTGTCATTACGACGGTAGAACTAGCGGGCTACCTTGCCAGCAAAGGCTTGAAGACTCATGGCATGCAGCCAGGAGGGGCCTATCATTTCGATTTCGGTGAGGTAAAGATGTTTCCAGCTATCCATGGTTCTTCCTTAGAAATTGATGGGGTACCTACTACGCTAGGATTAGCTACCGGGATAATGCTGAAGGCGGATAATAAGACGATATATCATGTTGGTGATACAGCCTTATACAGTGATATGAAACTTATCGGCGAGCGCGAGAATATTGCATTAGCTTTTGTGCCAATCGGAGACAATTTCACCATGGGCCCAGAGGATGCAGTATTAGCCAGCGAATGGTTGGCAGCCGCCAAAGTTGTTCCAATGCACTATAATACCTTCCCGCTCATTGAACAAAATCCAGAGAGCTTTATCCAAGCATTGCCTGAAGGAGTCGGTTATTTACCTGAAATCGGTGAAGAGATTCCTTTCTAA
- the rpoC gene encoding DNA-directed RNA polymerase subunit beta', translating into MIDVNTFDSMKISLASPEKIRSWSYGEVKKPETINYRTLKPEKDGLFDERIFGPTKDWECACGKYKRIRYKGRVCERCGVEVTRSNVRRERMGHIELAAPVTHVWYFKGIPSRMGLVLDLSPRLLEEVIYFASYIVTDPGDTMLEYKSLLSETEYRERKREYGNRFTAKMGAEAIRDLLRDVDVEAEVKMLKEELRTATGQKRTRAVRRLEILDSFLKSGNQLTSMIMEALPVIPPELRPMVQLEGGRFATSDLNDLYRRVINRNNRLKRLLDLGAPNIIVQNEKRMLQEAVDSLIDNGRRGRAVTGPGNRPLKSLSHMLKGKQGRFRQNLLGKRVDYSGRSVIVVGPNLKMYQCGLPKEMAIELFKPFVMKELVEREIAGNVKMAKKMIERLDDAVWSVVEDVIKEHPVLLNRAPTLHRLGIQAFEPVLVEGKAIRLHPLVCEAYNADFDGDQMAVHVPLSEEAQAEARMLMLAAQHILNPKDGKPVVTPSQDMVLGNYYLTLEEAGQKGEGMLISSANEAVLAYENGYAHLHTRVAVPAKSLADEGKPFTSWQEERLMVTTIGKLIFNEIMPKEFPYLNEPTMDNLTNRTPDKYFLEPGTDVKEAIEAMELVDPFKKKNLGNIIAEVFKRYKVTETSNMLDRMKDLGYHYSTQAGITVGVADVIRLESKHQILEEAHEHVEKITKQYRRGLITEDERYNSVIRTWEKAKDDIQDDLVEELPRLNSINMMSDSGARGNISNFTQLAGMRGNMAAPSGKIIELPITSNFREGLSVLEMFISTHGARKGMTDTALKTADSGYLTRRLVDVAQDVIVREDDCGTDKGVEIEAIRDGNSITESLAERMIGRYTMKTIYHPETGEVIIGANQLITEDIANQVTAAGIESVSIRSVFTCNTNHGVCKHCYGQNLATGEEVEVGEAVGTIAAQSIGEPGTQLTMRTFHTGGVAGGGDITQGLPRIQEIFEARNPKGQATITEVAGVIESIEEKASDRTKDITVRGITDTRTYNIPFQARLKVTEGDQVERGQALTEGSIDPKELLRVTDVLTVEKYLLNEVQGVYRGQGVEIGDKHVEVMIRQMLRKVRVMDPAGTDILPGAMMDISDFTRANEETIRAGETPATARPVLLGITKAALETNSFISAASFQETTRVLTDAAIRGDQDHLIGLKENVVIGKLIPAGTGMQRYRDIQTNTAHERELQAIALQEAQEQADESEVDEATVLNEN; encoded by the coding sequence TTGATAGATGTAAATACATTTGATTCAATGAAGATTAGCTTGGCATCCCCTGAGAAAATCCGTAGTTGGTCTTACGGCGAAGTTAAGAAACCTGAGACGATTAACTACCGAACGCTCAAGCCTGAAAAAGATGGTTTGTTTGATGAGCGTATCTTTGGCCCCACGAAAGATTGGGAGTGTGCTTGTGGTAAATACAAGCGCATTCGCTATAAAGGGCGTGTCTGCGAACGTTGTGGTGTAGAAGTAACGCGTTCGAACGTTCGCCGCGAACGAATGGGACACATTGAGTTGGCAGCTCCTGTCACTCATGTGTGGTATTTCAAAGGAATTCCAAGCCGCATGGGCTTAGTGCTTGATTTAAGTCCACGTTTACTAGAAGAAGTCATTTATTTCGCATCTTATATTGTCACAGATCCAGGTGACACTATGTTGGAATATAAGAGTCTTCTATCAGAAACAGAGTACCGGGAGCGTAAACGTGAATACGGCAATCGTTTCACAGCGAAGATGGGTGCTGAAGCTATCCGTGATTTATTACGGGATGTAGATGTTGAAGCAGAAGTGAAGATGCTTAAGGAAGAATTACGTACAGCAACAGGTCAGAAACGGACTCGTGCCGTACGTCGTCTTGAAATCTTAGACTCTTTCTTAAAGTCAGGGAATCAGTTAACGTCTATGATTATGGAAGCTTTACCTGTTATTCCACCAGAACTTCGCCCGATGGTCCAACTAGAAGGTGGACGTTTCGCAACAAGTGACTTAAATGATCTATACCGTCGCGTAATCAATCGAAATAATCGTTTGAAGCGCTTATTAGACTTAGGAGCGCCAAACATTATCGTCCAGAATGAGAAACGTATGCTTCAAGAAGCAGTTGACTCATTGATTGATAACGGCCGACGTGGTCGTGCCGTTACTGGGCCAGGTAATCGCCCACTGAAATCTCTTTCCCATATGTTGAAAGGGAAGCAAGGACGCTTCCGTCAAAACTTACTAGGGAAACGTGTCGACTACTCAGGTCGTTCAGTAATTGTTGTTGGTCCAAATTTAAAGATGTACCAATGTGGTTTGCCTAAGGAAATGGCTATTGAGCTCTTCAAACCTTTTGTAATGAAAGAATTAGTAGAGCGTGAAATAGCCGGAAACGTCAAAATGGCGAAGAAAATGATTGAACGCTTAGACGATGCAGTCTGGTCAGTGGTTGAAGATGTGATTAAAGAACATCCGGTATTACTTAACCGCGCACCTACCTTACACCGTTTGGGCATTCAAGCGTTTGAACCGGTACTAGTTGAAGGTAAAGCCATTCGCTTGCATCCGCTTGTTTGTGAGGCGTATAACGCTGACTTTGATGGGGACCAAATGGCTGTCCACGTACCTTTATCTGAAGAAGCCCAAGCCGAAGCACGTATGCTGATGCTTGCAGCCCAGCATATTCTGAACCCGAAAGACGGGAAGCCAGTTGTTACACCGTCTCAGGATATGGTTTTAGGTAACTATTACTTAACGCTTGAAGAAGCTGGCCAAAAAGGCGAAGGAATGCTTATTAGTAGTGCTAATGAAGCGGTCTTGGCTTATGAGAATGGTTATGCCCACTTACATACGCGGGTAGCTGTTCCAGCGAAGTCACTTGCTGATGAAGGGAAACCATTTACTTCATGGCAGGAAGAACGCTTAATGGTTACGACAATCGGTAAGTTGATTTTCAATGAAATCATGCCGAAGGAATTCCCGTACTTAAATGAACCAACGATGGATAACTTGACCAATCGGACTCCAGATAAGTATTTCTTAGAACCAGGAACAGACGTTAAAGAAGCGATTGAAGCGATGGAACTGGTGGATCCTTTCAAGAAGAAGAACTTAGGAAACATCATTGCTGAAGTTTTCAAACGTTATAAAGTAACAGAAACGTCTAATATGTTGGACCGCATGAAAGATTTAGGTTACCATTACTCAACCCAAGCAGGTATTACGGTTGGGGTGGCAGATGTTATTCGTCTAGAGAGTAAACATCAAATCCTTGAAGAAGCACACGAACATGTTGAGAAAATTACGAAACAATACCGTCGCGGTTTGATTACCGAAGATGAACGTTATAACAGTGTTATTCGGACATGGGAGAAAGCCAAAGATGATATTCAAGACGATCTAGTTGAAGAGCTTCCTCGTTTGAACTCTATCAATATGATGTCGGATTCTGGAGCTCGGGGTAACATCTCTAACTTTACCCAACTTGCTGGAATGCGCGGTAACATGGCCGCTCCTAGTGGTAAGATTATCGAGTTACCGATCACCTCTAACTTCCGGGAAGGTTTGTCTGTCTTAGAGATGTTTATCTCTACGCACGGTGCCCGTAAAGGGATGACTGATACGGCCCTTAAGACGGCTGACTCAGGTTACCTTACACGCCGTCTGGTAGACGTGGCCCAAGACGTTATTGTACGTGAAGATGATTGTGGTACCGATAAAGGGGTCGAAATCGAAGCAATTCGTGACGGCAACAGTATTACAGAATCCCTTGCAGAGCGTATGATTGGTCGTTATACGATGAAGACAATCTACCATCCAGAAACTGGCGAAGTGATTATTGGTGCTAACCAATTGATTACAGAAGACATCGCTAATCAAGTAACAGCAGCAGGGATTGAATCAGTTTCGATTCGTTCTGTCTTTACATGTAATACAAACCACGGTGTATGTAAGCATTGTTATGGCCAAAACCTCGCGACCGGCGAAGAAGTGGAAGTCGGTGAAGCAGTTGGTACGATTGCTGCACAATCAATCGGTGAACCGGGTACCCAACTTACTATGCGTACCTTCCACACGGGTGGTGTTGCCGGTGGTGGCGATATCACACAAGGTTTACCGCGTATACAGGAGATTTTCGAAGCGCGTAATCCGAAAGGACAAGCTACAATTACAGAAGTGGCCGGCGTTATCGAATCAATCGAGGAGAAGGCTTCAGACCGTACGAAAGATATTACCGTACGAGGCATTACAGATACTAGAACATATAATATTCCTTTCCAAGCTCGCCTGAAAGTAACCGAAGGCGATCAAGTGGAACGTGGCCAAGCCCTTACAGAAGGTTCAATCGATCCAAAAGAATTACTTCGTGTAACGGATGTACTCACAGTTGAGAAGTATTTATTGAATGAAGTACAAGGGGTTTATCGCGGCCAAGGGGTGGAAATTGGCGATAAGCACGTTGAGGTGATGATTCGTCAAATGCTTCGCAAAGTTCGGGTAATGGACCCAGCAGGTACGGATATTCTACCAGGAGCAATGATGGATATTTCTGACTTTACACGTGCTAACGAAGAGACCATTCGTGCCGGTGAAACACCAGCAACAGCTCGTCCAGTCTTACTTGGAATTACCAAAGCTGCCTTGGAAACTAATTCATTTATTTCGGCTGCATCCTTCCAAGAGACAACACGTGTCTTAACAGATGCCGCTATTCGTGGAGATCAAGACCACCTAATCGGCTTGAAAGAGAACGTTGTAATAGGTAAGCTAATTCCAGCAGGAACTGGTATGCAACGTTACCGCGATATTCAAACGAATACAGCGCATGAGCGCGAATTACAAGCGATTGCTTTGCAAGAAGCACAAGAACAAGCGGATGAATCAGAAGTAGACGAAGCGACTGTTCTTAACGAAAACTAA
- the rpoB gene encoding DNA-directed RNA polymerase subunit beta: protein MSEHHIVKYGKKAERRSYSRINEVLKLPNLIEIQTDSYQWFLDEGIKTMFEDISPIMDHTENLELHFIDYELREPKYNIEEARSHDANYSRPIYVRLRLVNNETGEVKEQVVFFGDFPMMTEMGTFIINGAERVIVSQLVRSPSVYFHDRVDKKNRHTFTSTVIPNRGAWLEFETDAKGIAYVRIDRTRKLPLTALVRAIGFGSDEEILEILGESTLLETTLEKDIHKNVADSRVEEALKDIYERLRPGEPKTAESSRNLLTSRFFDPRRYDLAPVGRYKVNKKLHLKNRLLGLTLAETLADPETGEVIFTEGTELDQEKIDTLTPYLDNGLNMVTLEPSQEGILGEPIDVQIVQVYNPQDPEKIIHIMGNGNVSKEVKNLTPADIMASVNYYFNLDFGIGTTDDIDHLGNRRIRSVGELLQNQFRIGLSRMERVVRERMSLQDVDSMTPQQLINIRPVVAAIKEFFGSSQLSQFMDQANPLGELTHKRRLSALGPGGLTRDRAGYEVRDVHYSHYGRMCPIETPEGPNIGLINSLATYAKINEFGFIETPYRKVDKENNRATDEIQYLTADEEDLYVVAQANSKLDDEGHFVNETVMARFKDENLEVPVAQVDFMDVSPKQVVSVATASIPFLENDDSNRALMGANMQRQAVPLIRPTAPLIGTGIEYQAAHDSGAALLCKRDGKVTYVDANRVEVAIEDGSTDEYHLTKFARSNAGTCYNQRPLVEVGEAVEAGDILADGPSMENGEMALGQNPLVAFMTWEGYNFEDAIIMSERLVKDDVYTSIHIEEYESEARDTKLGPEEITREIPNVGEDALRYLDKDGIISIGSEVRDGDILVGKVTPKGVTELSAEERLLHAIFGEKAREVRDTSLRVPHGGGGIVHDVKIFTRENGDELAPGVNMLVRVYIVQKRKIQVGDKMAGRHGNKGVVSLVVPEEDMPFLPDGTPVDIMLNPLGVPSRMNIGQVFELHLGMAARQMGIKIATPVFDGANEEDVWETVSEAGLANDAKTVLYDGRTGEPFDRKVSVGVMYMLKLGHMVDDKIHARSTGPYSLVTQQPLGGKAQFGGQRFGEMEVWALEAYGAAYTLQEMLTYKSDDVVGRVKTYEAIVKGEALPQPGVPESFRVLVKELQSLGLDLQVLDKQNNEIDLQDDEDEDEVINFNELDKYKDEQKQAEKANQDEPTPVVTENATESDL, encoded by the coding sequence TTGAGCGAACATCATATTGTTAAATATGGTAAGAAGGCAGAACGTCGCAGTTACTCGCGGATTAATGAAGTATTGAAGCTACCGAATTTGATTGAGATTCAAACGGATTCCTATCAATGGTTCTTAGATGAAGGAATCAAAACCATGTTTGAGGATATCTCACCAATTATGGACCATACGGAAAATCTCGAGTTACACTTTATCGATTATGAATTAAGAGAGCCGAAATATAATATTGAAGAAGCGCGCAGTCATGATGCGAACTATTCGCGTCCTATTTATGTACGCTTACGCCTAGTCAATAATGAAACTGGTGAAGTGAAAGAACAAGTCGTATTCTTTGGTGATTTCCCAATGATGACCGAGATGGGAACGTTCATCATCAATGGTGCCGAACGGGTTATCGTCTCACAACTTGTCCGCTCACCGAGTGTTTATTTCCATGACCGAGTTGATAAGAAAAACCGTCATACATTTACCTCAACGGTTATTCCTAACCGGGGGGCTTGGTTAGAGTTTGAAACAGATGCTAAAGGGATTGCTTACGTCCGCATTGATCGAACACGTAAACTCCCCCTTACGGCATTAGTGAGAGCTATTGGCTTTGGTTCAGATGAAGAAATTCTTGAAATTCTCGGCGAATCAACGCTTTTGGAGACAACGCTGGAGAAGGATATTCACAAGAATGTTGCGGATTCACGTGTCGAAGAGGCCTTGAAAGATATTTATGAACGTCTTCGCCCAGGCGAGCCGAAGACTGCTGAGAGTTCGAGAAATCTTTTGACATCGAGATTCTTTGACCCTCGTCGTTATGACTTGGCACCGGTAGGTCGCTATAAAGTCAATAAGAAGTTACACTTGAAGAACCGCTTACTTGGCTTAACTTTGGCAGAAACGTTAGCAGACCCTGAGACAGGGGAAGTTATCTTTACTGAAGGTACTGAACTTGATCAGGAAAAAATCGACACCTTAACACCGTATTTAGATAATGGCTTAAATATGGTAACGCTTGAACCTTCACAAGAAGGGATATTAGGTGAGCCAATTGATGTACAAATTGTTCAAGTTTACAATCCACAGGACCCAGAGAAAATTATTCATATTATGGGGAACGGCAACGTAAGTAAAGAAGTGAAGAACTTAACACCAGCTGATATTATGGCGTCAGTTAACTACTACTTCAATTTAGATTTTGGTATTGGTACGACTGATGATATTGACCATTTAGGGAACCGTCGGATTAGATCCGTTGGGGAATTGTTACAGAATCAGTTCCGAATTGGTTTAAGTCGGATGGAACGTGTGGTGCGTGAGCGGATGTCATTGCAAGATGTTGATAGTATGACACCGCAACAATTGATTAATATTCGTCCAGTAGTGGCAGCGATTAAAGAGTTCTTTGGTTCTTCTCAGTTATCGCAATTTATGGACCAGGCGAATCCTCTAGGTGAATTGACACATAAACGTCGTTTATCAGCCTTAGGACCAGGTGGTTTGACGCGTGACCGGGCAGGTTACGAAGTTCGAGATGTTCACTACTCTCACTATGGACGGATGTGCCCGATTGAAACGCCTGAGGGACCGAATATCGGTTTGATTAATAGTCTAGCTACTTATGCGAAGATTAATGAGTTCGGCTTTATCGAAACACCTTACCGGAAAGTCGATAAGGAGAATAACCGGGCAACTGATGAAATTCAATACTTAACAGCAGACGAGGAAGACTTGTATGTTGTTGCGCAAGCAAACTCGAAATTGGATGATGAAGGGCATTTCGTTAATGAAACGGTTATGGCACGCTTTAAAGATGAGAACTTAGAAGTGCCGGTAGCTCAAGTTGATTTTATGGACGTTTCACCAAAGCAAGTTGTATCCGTTGCGACAGCTTCCATTCCATTCTTGGAAAACGATGACTCAAACCGTGCTCTAATGGGAGCGAACATGCAACGTCAAGCGGTACCGTTGATTCGTCCAACTGCTCCACTTATTGGAACTGGGATTGAATATCAAGCAGCCCATGACTCAGGGGCCGCCCTCTTATGTAAACGGGACGGCAAAGTGACCTATGTTGATGCAAATCGGGTCGAGGTTGCTATAGAGGATGGCTCGACGGATGAGTACCACTTAACGAAATTTGCCCGCTCGAATGCAGGAACGTGCTATAACCAACGTCCGCTTGTGGAAGTCGGTGAAGCAGTAGAAGCAGGCGATATTCTTGCTGACGGACCATCCATGGAGAATGGGGAGATGGCTCTTGGCCAAAACCCACTCGTTGCTTTTATGACATGGGAAGGGTATAACTTTGAGGATGCCATCATCATGTCAGAACGTCTCGTTAAAGATGATGTGTATACGTCAATCCATATCGAAGAGTATGAATCAGAAGCACGTGATACGAAATTAGGCCCTGAAGAAATTACCCGCGAGATTCCAAACGTCGGTGAAGATGCCTTACGTTACTTAGATAAAGACGGCATTATTTCTATCGGATCCGAAGTACGCGATGGCGACATTCTTGTAGGGAAAGTTACGCCGAAAGGTGTGACGGAGCTATCTGCTGAAGAGCGCTTACTTCATGCGATTTTCGGTGAGAAGGCTCGTGAAGTTCGGGATACCTCACTGCGTGTTCCTCATGGCGGGGGCGGTATCGTTCACGATGTGAAAATCTTTACCCGTGAGAATGGGGATGAACTAGCGCCAGGTGTAAATATGCTTGTCCGCGTTTATATTGTTCAAAAACGTAAGATTCAAGTCGGGGATAAGATGGCCGGACGCCACGGAAATAAAGGGGTTGTCTCCTTAGTAGTACCAGAAGAAGATATGCCATTCTTACCAGATGGAACCCCAGTTGACATCATGTTAAACCCATTAGGGGTTCCTTCACGGATGAATATTGGGCAAGTTTTCGAATTACATTTAGGTATGGCTGCAAGACAAATGGGTATTAAAATTGCCACACCAGTCTTTGACGGAGCTAACGAAGAGGACGTGTGGGAAACCGTCTCAGAAGCTGGTTTGGCTAATGATGCGAAGACGGTCCTATATGATGGACGTACAGGGGAGCCGTTCGATCGAAAAGTTTCTGTTGGTGTTATGTATATGCTGAAATTAGGACACATGGTTGATGATAAAATCCATGCCCGTTCTACCGGACCATACTCACTGGTTACCCAGCAACCGTTGGGTGGTAAAGCTCAATTCGGTGGACAACGTTTCGGGGAGATGGAAGTTTGGGCCTTAGAAGCTTACGGTGCAGCCTACACCCTTCAAGAAATGTTAACTTACAAATCTGATGATGTGGTAGGCCGTGTGAAAACGTACGAAGCGATTGTTAAAGGCGAAGCTCTACCACAACCAGGCGTACCTGAATCCTTCCGCGTCCTCGTCAAAGAACTACAGTCTCTTGGCTTAGATTTACAAGTTCTAGATAAACAGAATAATGAAATCGACCTACAAGATGATGAAGACGAAGATGAAGTGATTAACTTTAACGAATTAGATAAATATAAAGATGAACAGAAGCAAGCAGAAAAGGCTAATCAAGATGAGCCAACACCCGTAGTAACAGAAAATGCAACGGAAAGTGACCTGTAA